The following coding sequences are from one Macadamia integrifolia cultivar HAES 741 unplaced genomic scaffold, SCU_Mint_v3 scaffold2620, whole genome shotgun sequence window:
- the LOC122066891 gene encoding disease resistance protein RPS5-like: protein MGMTIIGTILSPILGCFTIHVIDPIRAKFQVLRNLSPNIEELENARMKLDARRRDEGRKVEETMNQEGVIKSAEADLWFSQVDVALSNANNLRNEYQQSQISGTSCPNCFCRSRYQLSKRALNLKQDVLDKLFGEEPRSGWTVAPPRQIGRNMNTVSIEGQTTTEKLKGEIIDSVLDDRYVAVGLFGMGGIGKTTLLRHANEHFRMTQRFESVIFTTVSSTPNFVEIRKQIAEGFGLRNREDDDLKEQLSRLFGTRKYLLILDDMWEPVINLGEICNIPEPKKENGCKILLASRSKEVVTRFVIRFGAKDSLRSIQVNKLQPGEAWNLFVQKVGKDITSETAIEPLAKEVLRKCGGLPLAIVVIGGTMSTRKTEGEWKDALRELEQSASNLEGMKEEVFAILMFSFEKLKPIEQSLFLFCCLFREDYDINKYDLFEFAGMHRLQDIRNKVDVLVAKLQNSSMLEDSDYFDAFKMHDMMRELAVWITSTSNNKYLSKFITKAGITEAPADASEWCKATKISFMMNYSIASLPQLPDQCPQLHTLLLQRTRIEVIPQVHFFDHMPALQILNLSYCDEVKNLPASISHLVNLRSLNLSWCFKLQDFPHGIGKLVQLISLNLWACTSLRKLPIEMKKLNNLRQLDIGETIILKRIPRGVLSGLRKLEELNTIGSRLKWFASGVEELSQLVSLSDISGEIRKANVFHWFKPFLKSKRMRSLDLRNCTIDPSIFPYLVDLDGDVTFKSCEGLTHFPTHGCKILTLQACPDLEILLNVQEAEGNVFESLRGLRLDQLDQLQAICTGVPQPGCFSNMTTVQIQECPNLKVIFTNGVTRLLKNLRLLEVFQCPQLVMIVADEDLEINAFPSLKEMRLCELPELTDICHLDLNWPSLSETHVYLCSKLRRPPFGAKHADILLNDEMDSQMTKDYLWVKKWEEEEEEEEEEEEEDDDDHEDEEKEKEEEEVF, encoded by the exons ATGGGAATGACTATTATTGGCACGATACTAAGCCCCATACTAGGATGTTTTACAATACATGTGATCGATCCCATCCGAGCTAAGTTTCAGGTCTTACGGAACCTTAGCCCGAACATCGAAGAACTGGAGAACGCAAGGATGAAGCTAGATGCCAGGAGAAGGGACGAAGGAAGAAAAGTAGAAGAAACAATGAACCAGGAAGGGGTAATAAAATCAGCAGAGGCAGATCTCTGGTTCAGTCAAGTTGATGTTGCTCTATCCAACGCCAACAACCTACGAAACGAGTACCAGCAGAGTCAGATCTCTGGTACTTCATGTCCTAACTGCTTCTGCCGGTCACGCTATCAGCTGAGCAAAAGAGCTTTGAATCTCAAGCAAGATGTACTTGACAAGTTGTTTGGGGAAGAACCAAGATCTGGTTGGACGGTGGCTCCACCACGGCAGATAGGGAGGAATATGAACACCGTTTCTATCGAGGGACAAACAACAACAGAGAAATTGAAAGGTGAGATCATCGATTCGGTGCTCGACGATAGGTATGTTGCTGTTGGTTTGTTTGGTATGGGAGGTATAGGCAAGACAACACTTCTACGACACGCCAATGAGCACTTTAGGATGACCCAACGCTTCGAATCCGTGATTTTCACCACTGTGTCGTCCACACCCAATTTCGTAGAAATACGAAAGCAAATTGCTGAaggcttcggcttgagaaatcGCGAAGATGACGATCTGAAAGAACAACTGTCTCGCCTTTTCGGAACAAGAAAGTATCTATTGATATTAGACGACATGTGGGAGCCTGTTATTAATCTTGGTGAAATCTGCAATATTCCTGAACCTAAGAAGGAGAACGGCTGCAAAATATTATTGGCATCTCGATCAAAAGAAGTGGTTACAAGGTTTGTGATCCGCTTTGGAGCAAAAGATTCTCTTCGATCCATTCAAGTGAACAAACTCCAGCCTGGGGAAGCATGGAATCTTTTTGTTCAAAAAGTTGGTAAGGATATTACATCCGAAACAGCAATAGAACCTCTTGCCAAGGAAGTTCTTAGAAAGTGTGGTGGATTGCCTCTGGCCATCGTTGTTATTGGTGGCACAATGTCAACACGAAAAACAGAAGGAGAATGGAAAGATGCTCTACGTGAATTGGAGCAGTCAGCTTCAAATCTCGAAGGTATGAAAGAAGAAGTATTTGCAATACTGATGTTTAGTTttgaaaaattgaaaccaattgAACAATCCCTCTTCTTGTTCTGCTGTCTATTTCGTGAGGACTACGATATAAACAAATATGACTTATTTGAGTTTGCTGGGATGCATCGGCTACAAGATATTAGAAATAAAGTAGATGTTTTGGTTGCAAAGCTTCAAAATTCATCCATGCTTGAGGACAGTGACTACTTTGATGCATTTAAAATGCACGATATGATGCGTGAATTGGCTGTGTGGATCACATCTACATCGAACAATAAGTACCTCTCCAAGTTCATTACAAAGGCCGGTATAACTGAGGCACCTGCTGATGCCTCAGAATGGTGCAAGGCCACTAAGATTTCATTCATGATGAATTATTCTATAGCATCTTTACCTCAATTGCCAGATCAATGTCCACAACTGCACACATTGCTCCTTCAACGAACTCGTATTGAGGTCATCCCCCAAGTGCACTTCTTCGACCACATGCCTGCACTTCAGATACTAAATTTGAGCTATTGTGATGAGGTAAAGAATTTGCCGGCTTCAATATCCCATCTAGTCAACCTTCGTTCGTTAAACTTAAGTTGGTGTTTTAAGCTACAGGATTTTCCCCATGGAATTGGAAAGTTGGTTCAACTCATATCATTAAACTTGTGGGCTTGCACAAGCTTAAGAAAACTACCAATAGAGATGAAAAAGTTGAACAATTTAAGGCAACTAGACATCGGCGAAACCATAATTCTTAAGAGGATACCACGTGGGGTATTATCTGGATTGCGTAAGCTAGAGGAGCTAAACACTATCGGAAGCAGGTTAAAATGGTTCGCCAGTGGTGTAGAGGAACTATCTCAATTGGTTAGCTTATCTGATATTAGCGGCGAGATAAGGAAAGCCAATGTTTTCCATTGGTTTAagccattccttaaatctaaacGCATGCGTAGTCTAGATTTGCGGAATTGTACTATTGATCCTTCAATTTTTCCGTATCTTGTAGACCTTGATGGAGATGTGACATTCAAGTCATGTGAGGGTTTGACACACTTTCCAACTCATGGCTGTAAAATTCTAACTTTACAAGCTTGTCCAGATCTCGAGATATTATTGAACGTACAGGAAGCCGAAGGGAATGTTTTTGAAAGCTTACGTGGGTTGAGACTTGATCAACTGGATCAGTTGCAGGCAATATGTACTGGGGTTCCACAACCTGGATGCTTTTCTAATATGACAACTGTGCAAATACAGGAATGCCCCAATCTAAAGGTGATTTTCACTAATGGTGTAACACGGTTGCTTAAGAACTTGCGTCTTTTAGAAGTATTTCAATGCCCTCAATTGGTGATGATAGTAGCAGATGAGGATTTGGAAATCAATGCATTTCCAAGTTTGAAGGAAATGCGACTATGTGAGCTACCAGAATTGACAGACATATGCCATCTTGATTTGAATTGGCCATCTCTCTCTGAAACGCATGTTTATCTTTGTTCTAAGTTGAGGAGACCACCGTTTGGAGCCAAACATGCAGATATATTATTAAATGATGAAATGGACAGCCAGATGACAAAGGACTATCTATGGGTGAAAAAATGG gaagaagaggaagaagaggaagaagaggaagaagaagaagatgatgatgatcatgaagatgaagaaaaggaaaaagaagaagaagaagtatttTAA
- the LOC122066892 gene encoding uncharacterized protein LOC122066892, which produces MALCSQNGIQSLSIASIVVWMKHEFYDEDDLKVVGRCKAIGFKAICNSRNQFLVNNWRLGVTWTSISPRTCQWVPPSDKMWALHCDGSLTHDRAGYGGIIRDSRGQSILAFAGKGVVRSVLYMELMAMLKGVDLCKKLNLLRISVRSDSNVAVDIINGQVEGPWEIQTLKSKILHLLKEFERKEIIHVWRESNSPADFMATYDTGDGEANIRPEDFPQDLQSLVDLDASRTVYFRK; this is translated from the exons ATGGCCTTATGCTCTCAAAATGGGATTCAATCTTTATCCATCGCCAGCATTGTTGTCTGGATGAAGCATGAGTTTTATGATGAAGATGACCTTAAGGTTGTTGGAAG GTGTAAGGCTATTGGGTTCAAAGCTATTTGCAATAGTAGAAATCAGTTTTTGGTGAACAATTGGAGATTGGGTGTTACATGGACTAGTATATCCCCACGAACTTGTCAATGGGTACCTCCATCAGATAAAATGTGGGCACTCCATTGTGATGGTTCTCTAACACATGATAGGGCAGGTTATGGTGGAATTATAAGGGACAGTAGAGGACAATCAATTCTGGCTTTTGCAGGAAAGGGGGTAGTAAGGTCAGTTTTATATATGGAGCTCATGGCAATGCTAAAGGGGGTTGATTTAtgtaaaaaattgaatcttttACGCATATCAGTTAGATCGGACTCAAATGTAGCTGTGGATATCATAAATGGTCAGGTTGAAGGACCATGGGAAATCCAAACTCTTAAAAGCAAGATTCTACATTTGCTAAAGGAGTTTGAAAGGAAAGAGATCATACATGTGTGGAGGGAGAGCAATAGTCCAGCTGACTTTATGGCTACATATGATACAGGAGATGGTGAAGCTAACATTCGCCCTGAAGATTTTCCTCAAGACTTGCAAAGTCTTGTGGACTTGGATGCTAGCCGCACtgtttattttaggaagtaa